A stretch of Cucumis sativus cultivar 9930 chromosome 2, Cucumber_9930_V3, whole genome shotgun sequence DNA encodes these proteins:
- the LOC101206398 gene encoding serine/threonine-protein kinase SRK2I isoform X2 yields the protein MDRATITVGPAMDMPIMHDSDRYDFVRDIGSGNFGVARLMRDKHTKELVAVKYIERGDKIDENVQREIINHRSLRHPNIVRFKEVILTTTHLAIVMEYASGGELFERISNAGRFSEDEARFFFQQLISGVSYCHAMQVCHRDLKLENTLLDGSPAPRLKICDFGYSKSSVLHSQPKSTVGTPAYIAPEVLLRQEYDGKIADVWSCGVTLYVMLVGAYPFEDPDEPKDFRKTIQRILGVQYSIPDCVQISLECRHLISRIFEADPATRITIPEIKNHSWFLKNLPSDLMDENTMGNQFEEPDQPMQSLDAIMQIIAEATIPAVGSHGLMCMADNLDMDDDDDMDDLDDESELDIESSGEIVYAI from the exons ATGGATCGGGCGACGATTACTGTGGGGCCGGCCATGGATATGCCGATTATGCACGACAGTGACCGCTATGATTTCGTTCGAGATATTGGCTCCGGGAACTTTGGGGTTGCCAGGTTGATGAGAGACAAGCATACTAAAGAGCTCGTTGCTGTTAAGTATATTGAGCGAGGAGATAAG ATAGATGAAAATGTTCAGCGAGAAATCATCAATCACAGGTCATTGAGGCACCCTAACATAGTCAGGTTCAAAGAG GTCATCTTGACCACTACCCATCTTGCAATTGTAATGGAATATGCTTCTGGAGGAGAGCTCTTTGAGCGTATAAGCAATGCAGGACGCTTTAGTGAAGATGAG GCTCGcttcttctttcaacaacTAATATCGGGAGTCAGCTACTGCCATGCAATG CAAGTGTGTCACCGGGACTTGAAGTTGGAGAACACCTTACTGGATGGAAGTCCAGCCCCTCGTTTGAAGATATGTGACTTTGGCTACTCAAAG TCATCTGTGCTCCATTCACAACCAAAGTCAACAGTCGGAACACCTGCATACATTGCTCCAGAAGTGCTATTAAGGCAAGAATATGATGGCAAG ATTGCAGATGTGTGGTCATGTGGAGTGACCCTCTATGTAATGCTTGTTGGAGCCTATCCTTTTGAGGATCCTGATGAACCAAAGGATTTCCGAAAGACAATACAA AGAATCCTAGGCGTCCAGTATTCCATTCCAGATTGTGTTCAAATATCTCTCGAGTGTCGCCACCTGATATCAAGGATTTTTGAGGCAGATCCTGCAACG AGAATCACAATTCCCGAGATTAAGAACCATTCCTGGTTTTTGAAGAATCTCCCATCGGACTTGATGGATGAAAACACAATGGGAAATCAATTTGAAGAGCCTGATCAACCGATGCAGAGCCTCGACGCAATAATGCAGATAATCGCTGAGGCCACAATACCAGCAGTTGGTTCACATGGCCTTATGTGCATGGCAGATAACCTTGATATGGATGACGACGACGACATGGATGATCTGGACGACGAGTCTGAGCTTGATATAGAAAGCAGTGGTGAAATAGTTTATGCAATTTGA
- the LOC101206398 gene encoding serine/threonine-protein kinase SRK2I isoform X3, with translation MEYASGGELFERISNAGRFSEDEARFFFQQLISGVSYCHAMVLELLYASSILIFFFCKILSLKGSGKFVFFYFFYLLLLVKQVCHRDLKLENTLLDGSPAPRLKICDFGYSKSSVLHSQPKSTVGTPAYIAPEVLLRQEYDGKIADVWSCGVTLYVMLVGAYPFEDPDEPKDFRKTIQRILGVQYSIPDCVQISLECRHLISRIFEADPATRITIPEIKNHSWFLKNLPSDLMDENTMGNQFEEPDQPMQSLDAIMQIIAEATIPAVGSHGLMCMADNLDMDDDDDMDDLDDESELDIESSGEIVYAI, from the exons ATGGAATATGCTTCTGGAGGAGAGCTCTTTGAGCGTATAAGCAATGCAGGACGCTTTAGTGAAGATGAG GCTCGcttcttctttcaacaacTAATATCGGGAGTCAGCTACTGCCATGCAATGGTACTTGAACTGTTATATGCATCTTCAAtccttatcttcttcttctgtaaAATCCTGTCCTTGAAAGGAAGtggaaaatttgtttttttttatttcttctactTGCTTTTATTGGTGAAGCAAGTGTGTCACCGGGACTTGAAGTTGGAGAACACCTTACTGGATGGAAGTCCAGCCCCTCGTTTGAAGATATGTGACTTTGGCTACTCAAAG TCATCTGTGCTCCATTCACAACCAAAGTCAACAGTCGGAACACCTGCATACATTGCTCCAGAAGTGCTATTAAGGCAAGAATATGATGGCAAG ATTGCAGATGTGTGGTCATGTGGAGTGACCCTCTATGTAATGCTTGTTGGAGCCTATCCTTTTGAGGATCCTGATGAACCAAAGGATTTCCGAAAGACAATACAA AGAATCCTAGGCGTCCAGTATTCCATTCCAGATTGTGTTCAAATATCTCTCGAGTGTCGCCACCTGATATCAAGGATTTTTGAGGCAGATCCTGCAACG AGAATCACAATTCCCGAGATTAAGAACCATTCCTGGTTTTTGAAGAATCTCCCATCGGACTTGATGGATGAAAACACAATGGGAAATCAATTTGAAGAGCCTGATCAACCGATGCAGAGCCTCGACGCAATAATGCAGATAATCGCTGAGGCCACAATACCAGCAGTTGGTTCACATGGCCTTATGTGCATGGCAGATAACCTTGATATGGATGACGACGACGACATGGATGATCTGGACGACGAGTCTGAGCTTGATATAGAAAGCAGTGGTGAAATAGTTTATGCAATTTGA
- the LOC101206398 gene encoding serine/threonine-protein kinase SRK2I isoform X1, protein MDRATITVGPAMDMPIMHDSDRYDFVRDIGSGNFGVARLMRDKHTKELVAVKYIERGDKIDENVQREIINHRSLRHPNIVRFKEVILTTTHLAIVMEYASGGELFERISNAGRFSEDEARFFFQQLISGVSYCHAMVLELLYASSILIFFFCKILSLKGSGKFVFFYFFYLLLLVKQVCHRDLKLENTLLDGSPAPRLKICDFGYSKSSVLHSQPKSTVGTPAYIAPEVLLRQEYDGKIADVWSCGVTLYVMLVGAYPFEDPDEPKDFRKTIQRILGVQYSIPDCVQISLECRHLISRIFEADPATRITIPEIKNHSWFLKNLPSDLMDENTMGNQFEEPDQPMQSLDAIMQIIAEATIPAVGSHGLMCMADNLDMDDDDDMDDLDDESELDIESSGEIVYAI, encoded by the exons ATGGATCGGGCGACGATTACTGTGGGGCCGGCCATGGATATGCCGATTATGCACGACAGTGACCGCTATGATTTCGTTCGAGATATTGGCTCCGGGAACTTTGGGGTTGCCAGGTTGATGAGAGACAAGCATACTAAAGAGCTCGTTGCTGTTAAGTATATTGAGCGAGGAGATAAG ATAGATGAAAATGTTCAGCGAGAAATCATCAATCACAGGTCATTGAGGCACCCTAACATAGTCAGGTTCAAAGAG GTCATCTTGACCACTACCCATCTTGCAATTGTAATGGAATATGCTTCTGGAGGAGAGCTCTTTGAGCGTATAAGCAATGCAGGACGCTTTAGTGAAGATGAG GCTCGcttcttctttcaacaacTAATATCGGGAGTCAGCTACTGCCATGCAATGGTACTTGAACTGTTATATGCATCTTCAAtccttatcttcttcttctgtaaAATCCTGTCCTTGAAAGGAAGtggaaaatttgtttttttttatttcttctactTGCTTTTATTGGTGAAGCAAGTGTGTCACCGGGACTTGAAGTTGGAGAACACCTTACTGGATGGAAGTCCAGCCCCTCGTTTGAAGATATGTGACTTTGGCTACTCAAAG TCATCTGTGCTCCATTCACAACCAAAGTCAACAGTCGGAACACCTGCATACATTGCTCCAGAAGTGCTATTAAGGCAAGAATATGATGGCAAG ATTGCAGATGTGTGGTCATGTGGAGTGACCCTCTATGTAATGCTTGTTGGAGCCTATCCTTTTGAGGATCCTGATGAACCAAAGGATTTCCGAAAGACAATACAA AGAATCCTAGGCGTCCAGTATTCCATTCCAGATTGTGTTCAAATATCTCTCGAGTGTCGCCACCTGATATCAAGGATTTTTGAGGCAGATCCTGCAACG AGAATCACAATTCCCGAGATTAAGAACCATTCCTGGTTTTTGAAGAATCTCCCATCGGACTTGATGGATGAAAACACAATGGGAAATCAATTTGAAGAGCCTGATCAACCGATGCAGAGCCTCGACGCAATAATGCAGATAATCGCTGAGGCCACAATACCAGCAGTTGGTTCACATGGCCTTATGTGCATGGCAGATAACCTTGATATGGATGACGACGACGACATGGATGATCTGGACGACGAGTCTGAGCTTGATATAGAAAGCAGTGGTGAAATAGTTTATGCAATTTGA